A stretch of DNA from Methylogaea oryzae:
ACTTCCGAGCAGGGCGTGGCCGCCCTGCGCGATCACTTCGCCGATTTGTTCGGCAAGGCCGGCATCGGCGGCGACGAGGACGTGGTGATCTACGAGGACACCATGAACAGCGGCTACGGCCAGTCCTGTCGCGGCTGGTTCTTGCTGCGCTACCTGGGCCACGAGCGGGTGCGGGTGCTGGATGGCGGCCTGCGCGCTTGGAAAGCCGAGGGCCGTTCCGTCACCGACGCGCCGTCCGCGCCGGTGGCGGTCCAGTTCAAGCCGAGGCCGGCCGAGGACGCCATGGTCACTTGCCGGCAAATGCTGGACTCCCTGAGCGACGCCGCCATCGTCAAGCTGGACACGCGCGACTACGACGAGTGGACCGGCGAAAGCTCTTCCCCCTACGGTCGCGATTTCGCGCCGCGTAAAGGTCGTATTCCCGGCGCCGTGTGGATCGAGTGGCATCGCCTGATGGATGTGTCTTCCGGCATCCCCCGCTTCCGGCCGAAGGAGGAGGTGCGGGCCATTTGCCGGGAAGTGGGCGTGACGCCGGAATCGACGGTATATCTCTATTGCTTTAAAGGCGCCCGCGCCGCCAACACTTTGTTGGCCTTGACCGAGGCCGGGTTCGGCAAGGTCGGGCTGTATTTCGGCTCTTGGAACGAATGGTCCCGCGACCCGGCCCTGCCCATCGAGGCAGGGGAGCCGGACCCGGCCCGCATGGCGAGCCGGGCGTCGGCGTAGCGATGTTTCCGCCTGGCTGTCGCCGACGCGGCGCCAGGCGTTTTCTTTCTACACGCCTTCTTTGGCCTCTCCCCCCAGCGCTTCCACCAGCTGCGGCAGGAAACGGCTGAATTCCGCGGTCATCAAGGCGAAATCGCTGTAAAAGCTGTCGCCGTTGTCGGCTTGGGATTCGGCTTCTTCCTGCAGCACGTCCAGGAACTGGACGCGCTTTACCTGCATTTTGTCGGTGAGCACGAAGGCGATGCGGTCGTCCCAGGTCAAGGCCAGGCGCGTGGCGCGTTTGCCGGCGGCGATGTGGGCGGGGATCTCGTCCGCGTCCAGGGGGTGGCGGGCATAGCGCACCGTGGCTTTTTCCTCGTCCGGGGCGCACAGCTCGCATTCCCGTTCGATGGTGAAGCCGGCCGGAGCGTCGCCGCTGGACAGCCAGTCGGTCATGGCCGCCGCCGGCGAAGTCTGCGTCACCAGCGGGCGCAAGGAGAAATTCTCCACCGCTTTGTGCAGGTACTGCACCACGTCGTCCGCCTGATTGGCACTGCCGGCGTTCACCGCCAGCCAGCCGTTCAGCGTGTCCAGCCATACCTGGGTGGTGCGGCGGCGGCTAAAGGCGCGCGGCATCAGCTCTTCGGTGACTTGCTCCTTGATCTGCTGCGCCTGTTTGCGGCCGGGGCGGTAACCTTGCTGCTGTTCCATTTCCTCGATCCGGTCATGGGTGACCTGGTTGACCACGGAGGCCGGCAGCAGCTTCTGCTCGGTGCACAACGCCAGCAGCCAGTGGCGGTCCAGCGTGTAGACGAGGGCGTCCTCGTCGTTCTTGGGCGGCACCCAGCCGGCGCTCTGCATGGTCAACGTGCCGCAGGGCTG
This window harbors:
- a CDS encoding recombination-associated protein RdgC: MWFKNLQLYRLPADWRITPAQLEEQLAKIPFQPCGTLTMQSAGWVPPKNDEDALVYTLDRHWLLALCTEQKLLPASVVNQVTHDRIEEMEQQQGYRPGRKQAQQIKEQVTEELMPRAFSRRRTTQVWLDTLNGWLAVNAGSANQADDVVQYLHKAVENFSLRPLVTQTSPAAAMTDWLSSGDAPAGFTIERECELCAPDEEKATVRYARHPLDADEIPAHIAAGKRATRLALTWDDRIAFVLTDKMQVKRVQFLDVLQEEAESQADNGDSFYSDFALMTAEFSRFLPQLVEALGGEAKEGV
- a CDS encoding sulfurtransferase translates to MSNLISCGELAALMERNTPLVVVDTRAPEEYVAEHLPGAVNIRDIFSYLATTSEQGVAALRDHFADLFGKAGIGGDEDVVIYEDTMNSGYGQSCRGWFLLRYLGHERVRVLDGGLRAWKAEGRSVTDAPSAPVAVQFKPRPAEDAMVTCRQMLDSLSDAAIVKLDTRDYDEWTGESSSPYGRDFAPRKGRIPGAVWIEWHRLMDVSSGIPRFRPKEEVRAICREVGVTPESTVYLYCFKGARAANTLLALTEAGFGKVGLYFGSWNEWSRDPALPIEAGEPDPARMASRASA